From the genome of Methanocalculus alkaliphilus:
TCTGGTCTAATGCATCTGTATGGGGAAACGGATAGGGGCTATCCTCAGGGGTGTGGCGGCCGGTGAGAGGATAACAGAACAGGATGCCGTCACGCTTCTTGGGGCAAAGGGGCGTGATGTTCTCAGGGTTGCAGAAGCGGCAGATGAGGTCCGGCAGATGACGGTCGGGGATCAGGTGACGTTTGTCCGGAACCAGAATATCAATGTGACAAATATCTGTGTGAATGCCTGTGGCTTCTGCGGCTTCTCGCGGCGGCCCGGCCATCCGGAGACGTTTGCATATTCTCTGGATATCATCGAGGAGAAGGCACGGGAGGCGAAGGATCTCCATCATATCACCGAGATCTGCTCGGTCTCCGGCCTCCATCCTGACTATGATGCCGGGATGTACACCGGGATCATCAAGGCGATCAGGCGGGGTGCGCCCGGTGTGCATATCCATGCCGGCAATCCGATGGAGGTGGCGTATGCGGCACGGCAGAGCGGGATATCAACTGCCGAGGTTCTCCTTCAGCTTAAGAGTGCCGGGCTTGCATCCCTCTGCGGCACCGGTGCTGAGATCCTCGTCGACTCTGTCAGGGCTGCGATCTGTCCGGGGAAGATCCCGACCGATGAGTGGGTCCGGATCATCAGGGAGTGTCATGGGATGGGTATTCCGACGACCGCGACGATCATGTACGGCCATATCGAGTCCGATGCCGACCGTGCCCGCCATCTCGCGATCATCAGGGAGATTCAGGATGCGACGAATGGATTTACCGAGTTTGTCCCCCTCTCCTTCATCCATCAGCAGACTCCCATCTATCGGCAGGGGAAGGCACGGGGAGGTGCGACAGGGAGGGAGGATATCCTGATGCATGCGGTATCGAGGCTGTTCCTTGATAACCTCCGGCATATTCAGGTCTCCTGGGTGAAACTTGGCCAGAAGATGGCCCAGCTCCTCCTCCTCTCCGGTGCTGATGATCTCGGGGGGACCGTCTATGAAGAGTCGATCTCAAAGAGTGCGGGTGCACCAGCGACCGACTTCCTTGATCCTCAGGTGATGCGGCGGATGGCAGAGGATCTCGGCCGGACTCTTCGGGAGCGGAACACCCTCTACCAGATGATCTAAATAGAATGACCGCGAAATCTGATCGATTCATATGGCGTATAATGACTGTTCATATTGTGGGAGGACGATCCAGGGTGCCGGATCGGTGCGGGGGAGCGGAGCTGCCAATGCCAGCTCGTCACGCGAGGGGCCGGCCTGCGTTGAGTGTAAGCGAAGTAAAGGGAACCGGTCCCTTGTCCAGTGGCTCCGGTGGGTGAAGAAGAATGATCGAAACCGGTGGGAGCGGATTACAAAGTTCCATGGGCGGAAAGCCGGGGGGATGATCACCCTGACGGTGAAACGGATCGCAGAGGAGCGGTGATCTCCTCCAAAGGTACATTGCCGAAGAGGGAGATAGTCCTGATGATGGATGATCATCGTGCGGATCTCAGATCCGGGAAACTGAAACTCTACGCACTTGAGAAGGTTCTCCCCCCGGATGAGGCGGTCGGCCTCAGGCGGGAGTTCATTGCCGAAGAGACGGATACCGATCTTTCTGCCCTTGGTGAGTACACGATCCCGATTGACCGGGTGGTTGCCCGGAACTGCGAGAATATGATCGGCTGTGTCCAGATCCCGGTCGGTGTTGCAGGCCCGGTCACCGTCTGCGGAGAGTATGCGGAGGGTTCGTTCTGGCTTCCGCTTGCGACGACGGAAGGCGCCCTTGTCGCATCGGTGAACCGTGGCTGCTCTGCGATCTCAAAGGCCGGGGGTGCGGAGGTCCGGATCCTCCGTGACGGGATGACCCGTGCACCGGTCTTTGCAGCCGATTCTGTTGCCCATGCCCATGAGGTGGTCGCATTTGCCGAGGATCATCTGATGGAGATTGCGGAGATCGCCCAATCGACGACATCGCATGGCGAGTTCCTTGGCATGGTCCCCTATATTGTCGGGACGAGCGTCTTCCTCCGGTTCGAGTTCGATACAAAAGACGCCATGGGGATGAATATGGTGACGATCGCCTCCCAGAAGGTGGCAGATTACATTGCAGAGGAGACGGGTGCCCGGCTCGTCGCCCTCTCCGGGAATATGTGTACCGATAAGAAGCCTGCCGCCATCAATCTTGTGGAGGGGAGGGGGAAGAGCGTCACCGCCGGGATCTTCCTCCCTGACGATCTCATCAGGGATGTCTTCAAGTGCGATGCGGCCTCGCTTCTGGATGTCAATACCCGGAAGAACCTGGTCGGGTCCGCCCGTGCCGGTGCCCTCGGCTTCAATGCCCATGCCGCAAACATCATCGCGGCTCTCTATATCGCCTGCGGCCAGGATCCCGCCCATGTGGTGGAGGGGTCGTCCTGCATCACGACCGCCGATCCGATGGATGGCGGGGTGTATGTGGCGGTGACGCTCCCGGCAATACAGGTTGGAACCGTTGGCGGGGGGACCGGGATCGCGACCCAGGCCGCCTGCCTCTCCCTCCTTGGTGTTGCAGGCGGCGGGGATCCGCCGGGTGCCAATGCAAAGGCGTTTGCCGAGATCGTGGCGGCCGGTGTGCTTGCCGGGGAGCTGTCGCTCCTTGGGGCACTGGCGGCCCAGCATCTCGCAAAGGCACATAAGGAGCTTGGGAGAGGGTAATCTCAGTCGGAGAGGATTGTTTCAAGGGCTGAAAGCCATGGAGCGTCTTCTCTTCGGCACTGGTCGATGAATGAGGTGAGGGTGGACCTCCCCTCATCTCCTTTGAGATCTGGATTTTTTCCAGTGATCTGCCTCAGCTGCCTCTCAAGAGAGCCTGGTATGAAGAAGACAAGATGCTTCATCTCATCCTTGGTCTGATATAAGAATTCGGATTGCTGAAGGAGAATATCTTTTCGGAATCTCTCATTGGTCGCTCTTTTCAGTCTTTCCCGTGTCTTCTGATCATCATCAAGGCAGAGCAACAGCCTGTATTTTGGATTCATATCTTCATAGAGCGTAACGAAGTTATCTATGCAGTTCTTCCACCCATCTTCGTCTTTGATGAGAAACTTTGTATTTCCTCCTTTTCTGCTGATGAATCTCCTGATAGTATTTGTCTCAGGGGTCCTTTCCCGGGTTTCGGTGAGCTCCCGATTATATACCGATCGATAGGAGATCCCCTTCTGATCAAGGAGGATCGAGAAGAAGATCAGGTCGTGCACTCCTTCACAGAGGATCACCGTCTTTTTTGGCATATTCAGATGCCCCGGAGGTCAAGTTTCAGATCTTCGATGACTCTTCTCCCCTCATCGACGGTGTAATCGAACTTCTCGATTGTCACACCGTCACTTGCCATCTTTGAGATGAGAAGGAGTTCTTTCTCAGCTTCATCCTCAGGGTACTCCAGTGCAATCTGGATGAGGTCGTAACTGTGGGTCGTCATGAAGACCTGGACGTTGAGTTCTGGTGCATAGGTAAAGAGGGTCTCTATCAGGATGGTGAGATATTCGGGGTGGAGATGATTCTCCGGCTCTTCGATGAGGAGAATACCATCTGTTGCTCTGCGGAGATGGTACAGGATGGAGAGAAGGGTGATGAATCCGTCGCCATGAGCTGATATCGGGACGGTCTCGATCCTGTCACCTCTTCTGTACAGGACATTATCCTGCGTCAGCCTCAAAAGGTCTCTGACGAGATTATGTTCTTTGATGAACTGTTCAAGGAGATGAATCTCTTCATCCGCCATCTTTTTTATGGAGAGTTTCTCTCTATGGGAGATTTTTATGATGGGTTGTTCTATTTCGCTGGAAGATTCTTTGAATGGCTGATAGTGACCGAAGCGGTTTGATAAAGATGTCGTCAACATCCGATATGCAGAAACAGGACGAATCCGGCGCCTCTTTGTAGTGATGCCGGGATCGTCTGACTGGTGATGTTGTGGCTGTCTCTCTTCTGCATCCTCGATGATCTCCCTGAGTTGTTCAGTTATGATCTGTCTCTCTGACAAATTGTATGGTATAACCGTATAGGCGGACCCTGATCTGATAATGATGAACTCATGGGAGTCAAGGATGATCTTCAGGTATGCCTCCTGAAACTCATCATCGTAATATTCGAGATCTTCGAGAAGCATGGAGAGAAGATACTCCCTGATCTCAGTGTATGAGTCAGGCTGTGCCTTCCTATAGATGTCAAGGGATCGATATATGGTGATCTCGTTTCTGTCAGAGAGTATTCTGGCTGTTGGTTCACCGTCTTTTATGAAGTTCGGAGTCTTTCCCTCCTCAAATGATCTCCTCTCTGCCCCATCTCCTCCTTCGCTTATATATATGGCATCCAGAAGGGCAGACTTTCCGGTATTATTCTTGCCGCAGATGATATTCAGCTGATGCGGCGTGTAATCAAGGCTTCCTATAGCCCTGAAATTCTCGATATGGAGTTTGGTGATTCTGCCCATACAGTCATTGTTCTATCGTGTAGCTATAAAATATATGGCAGTCTCTTCTGATAGGTGTGGGTTTCACGGGCCCGCACCATCCCGGAAAAAGTGAAGGAGAGCATATATTACTGGTTTTAATGTTTGTCATTACATACTCTGTATCTATCACTATCTATCAATTCATCATAAATTGATAGAAACGAATTGAGGCTCTATCAAGAGCGGAGGAAGCGATGCCTCGTTATAATTACGTGAGGAAGACGGTCTTTTCAGGGGACTTTCAGCGGCTCTCTCTTCATACGCGGTGGCAGAGGACAGATACTGCTATCTCCTCTCCCCTCCGTATTATTGCTATGGCAAAACCCTATGCCCCGTCGTTCTGGCTTGGACTGATCGGGGGTTTCCTTGGTATCGGGGCTGCATTTCACCATCTCATCAGCTTCTTTTATCAGATGGGGATGGGAGCCGCCGGCGAACTCTCCGGAGCGGGTTTTTCTGATGTGGTTTTCTCCGGTCTTATTGCCTTTGTCTTCTCGATGGGGGGTATCATCGGGGGGAGTACACAGGATAACTTCATCGGTGGCTGGGTGATGATCATCTCCGGCTTTGTTATTTTCATCTCGATATTCGGATATGCCGGTCCTGCCTTCCTCTGCCTTGTCATCGGGGGTCTCCTGAAGGTTATCAGGAAATGATCGGGGGAGGGGGGTGCCTCCGTATGTCTCAGTTACCCTTTCTATCTATGGCCGGGATATCTCCAATAACAGCGTATGAGCCTGACGCTCCCCTCCCCATAACTATATCATAAACAAGCCGCAATAAAAAAATCATGAAGAGTGGGAATGCTGCATCTCCAGCAGATGCCCTTGAAGTGGCCCTTCTTTCATCAGATCGTGTCGGTGCCCGGAAGATCCTCAGGGACTCCTGCAGCACGGATGAGCCATATCAGTGCATCACCGATCTCATCGAGCCCGCACTCAGATCGATAGGGGTAAAGTGGGCTGATGGGGAAGCCTCTCTCTCCCAGGTGTATGTCAGCGGGAGGATATGCGAAGAATTTATCCGCTCGCTCCCGGTTCCATCATCCGGGATCCGGCCTGATCAGCCGGTGATTGGTATTGCAGTCCTTGAGGACTACCATACCCTCGGAAAAGAGACGGTCATGACCGCCCTTCATGCTTCAGGGTACCAGGTGACCGATTATGGTGCCGGTCTTTTGGTTTCTGATCTTGTGGAAAAGATCAGAGATGATGGAATTGAGGTTATCTTCATTTCGGCACTGATGCTTCGGGCAGCCCTGAAAGTACGGGAGCTCACTACTTCCCTGAAAGAGGCGGGCCTCTCTGTCAGGGTGATCGTCGGGGGAGCCCCCTTTCTTTTTGATGAGCATCTCTGGCAGGAGGTTGATGCAGATGCCTTTGCTCATGATGCAGGAGAGGCCGTTTCACTGGTCGGGGGTGGCCTGCCGTGAGTGATGGTGAGATGACCTCTCTTGAACGAACAGAGACTGCCCTCTCTCTTACTGAACCGGATCGTCTCCCACTCTTCCTCAATCTCACCATGCATGGAGCACGGGAGACCGGGCTTTCCATCCGGGAGTACTTTAGCGATCCCGCACATGTCGTTCTGGGGCAGGAAAGGCTGCGGGAGCGATACGGAGGGGACAGCATGACCGGATTCTGCTATGGTGCCGCAGAGGGGGAGGCATTTGGTGGGGAGACCATCTTCTTTGATGATGGTCCTCCAAACGCGGGAGCCCCGCCGGTGCGGGATATCGAATCTCTTGAGGTTCCCGATCCTACCATGTCTCCGGCACTTCTCCGGATGCTGACAGCGACCCGGATCCTGGCTGATCGATATGGCGACACCGTCCCGATTGCCGGAGTAGCCATCTCACCGTTCTCTCTTCCTGTGATGCAGCTTGGGTTCGGACGATATCTCGATCTCCTTCTTGCAGAAGATCCACTCTTCTGGCGCCTGATGGAGGTGAACCGGGAGTTTTGTATCACATGGGCCTCGCTCCAGATTGAGGCGGGTGCGACTGCGATAGTCTACTTCGATCCGGTCTCTTCACCGACGATCATCCCTCCGGACCTTGCCCGAAAGACCGGTCTTGCGATTGCAAAAGAGGTTATCCGGGAGATACCAGGTCCTGTTGCGTACCATCTGGCCTCCGGACGGGCCCTTCCTATTGCCAGGGAACTGATAGAATCCGGAGCGGTCGCCGTTGGTGTCTCTGCACTTGAGAGTCTTGCTGACCTGAAAGAAGCCTTCAAAGGGGAGATTGCCATCATCGGCAATCTGGATGGGGTTTCAATGCGGAACTGGTCTTTGGAGACCGCCACGCGGAAGGTGAGGGAAGCGATCGATATGGGGGCCCCGGGTGGCGGCTTTATCCTCTCTGATAACCATGGCGAGATTCCCTGGCAGGTTCAGGACCCGGTCATCAGGGCAATCGCAGATGCAGCACACCTGTATGGGAGATATCCGGCGCCATGAGCCAGCAGGATTCGGGAGCCGGCATCCTCGTCTGCATAAATCTCAGGGATGAGGTCATAGCTGCTCTCAGGGGGACCGACTATGAGCGTCTTCCTCTCATCACCTTTCCGTCTCATACCTCTCTGAGTCCTGCGGACTGGAAGGGTGAGTATCTGAGATCGCTTCGTGAAGCGGGGGTCTCACCCCTGATTTTTGTGAGCTGTGGCTGCTCCCATCCAATACCTGCAGATCGGGACGTGGCGCATCTCAGATCCCCTGAGGTCTTTCTCACTGATGCAGAGTTTGGGCGTCTCTCTGGATCCGGTGTCTATATGGTCACCTCAGGGTTTCTGACGGATCTCTCCCCCGGAATGATCCACCTGAAGGATGCCGGGATCAGCCGGCTTGTTCATCTCCGTACACGATATGATCCTGATGCCGACGCCGGCGCAGAGATGATAGCTGCGGAGATTGGTGCAGATCTTGAGACATATCCGGTTGATCTCTCCATCTTCTCGCTCAGGCTCAGGATGGAACTCCTCTCTGCTGATCTCAGGGCCGAGAGGGAGAATAACGTTATAGGATGCCAGAATCTCGAATCAAAGGTTGCAGATTACACGATGGCCTTCGATCTCCTCAGTGATATTGTAAATGCAACGACAATGGATGAGATATCTCTCAGGATAGAGAACCTCCTTCTTATCCTCTTCTCCCCATCTGTAACTGAATATCGATATACTCCGTTTCCAGATGGCACTGATGGAATTATTCTTCCGATCAGGCATGGGAACGATATTTTGGCATGGTTTCGGATGGATGAATTTTCCACACCCGAGTACATAGAGCGATACCGAAACACTGTCGAATTTCTCCTTCCCGTCTTTGGTCTTGCAATGATGAATGCACG
Proteins encoded in this window:
- the cofH gene encoding 5-amino-6-(D-ribitylamino)uracil--L-tyrosine 4-hydroxyphenyl transferase CofH, with amino-acid sequence MGKRIGAILRGVAAGERITEQDAVTLLGAKGRDVLRVAEAADEVRQMTVGDQVTFVRNQNINVTNICVNACGFCGFSRRPGHPETFAYSLDIIEEKAREAKDLHHITEICSVSGLHPDYDAGMYTGIIKAIRRGAPGVHIHAGNPMEVAYAARQSGISTAEVLLQLKSAGLASLCGTGAEILVDSVRAAICPGKIPTDEWVRIIRECHGMGIPTTATIMYGHIESDADRARHLAIIREIQDATNGFTEFVPLSFIHQQTPIYRQGKARGGATGREDILMHAVSRLFLDNLRHIQVSWVKLGQKMAQLLLLSGADDLGGTVYEESISKSAGAPATDFLDPQVMRRMAEDLGRTLRERNTLYQMI
- the hmgA gene encoding hydroxymethylglutaryl-CoA reductase (NADPH) → MDDHRADLRSGKLKLYALEKVLPPDEAVGLRREFIAEETDTDLSALGEYTIPIDRVVARNCENMIGCVQIPVGVAGPVTVCGEYAEGSFWLPLATTEGALVASVNRGCSAISKAGGAEVRILRDGMTRAPVFAADSVAHAHEVVAFAEDHLMEIAEIAQSTTSHGEFLGMVPYIVGTSVFLRFEFDTKDAMGMNMVTIASQKVADYIAEETGARLVALSGNMCTDKKPAAINLVEGRGKSVTAGIFLPDDLIRDVFKCDAASLLDVNTRKNLVGSARAGALGFNAHAANIIAALYIACGQDPAHVVEGSSCITTADPMDGGVYVAVTLPAIQVGTVGGGTGIATQAACLSLLGVAGGGDPPGANAKAFAEIVAAGVLAGELSLLGALAAQHLAKAHKELGRG
- a CDS encoding AAA family ATPase, which produces MGRITKLHIENFRAIGSLDYTPHQLNIICGKNNTGKSALLDAIYISEGGDGAERRSFEEGKTPNFIKDGEPTARILSDRNEITIYRSLDIYRKAQPDSYTEIREYLLSMLLEDLEYYDDEFQEAYLKIILDSHEFIIIRSGSAYTVIPYNLSERQIITEQLREIIEDAEERQPQHHQSDDPGITTKRRRIRPVSAYRMLTTSLSNRFGHYQPFKESSSEIEQPIIKISHREKLSIKKMADEEIHLLEQFIKEHNLVRDLLRLTQDNVLYRRGDRIETVPISAHGDGFITLLSILYHLRRATDGILLIEEPENHLHPEYLTILIETLFTYAPELNVQVFMTTHSYDLIQIALEYPEDEAEKELLLISKMASDGVTIEKFDYTVDEGRRVIEDLKLDLRGI
- a CDS encoding cobalamin B12-binding domain-containing protein, which translates into the protein MKSGNAASPADALEVALLSSDRVGARKILRDSCSTDEPYQCITDLIEPALRSIGVKWADGEASLSQVYVSGRICEEFIRSLPVPSSGIRPDQPVIGIAVLEDYHTLGKETVMTALHASGYQVTDYGAGLLVSDLVEKIRDDGIEVIFISALMLRAALKVRELTTSLKEAGLSVRVIVGGAPFLFDEHLWQEVDADAFAHDAGEAVSLVGGGLP
- a CDS encoding uroporphyrinogen decarboxylase family protein is translated as MSDGEMTSLERTETALSLTEPDRLPLFLNLTMHGARETGLSIREYFSDPAHVVLGQERLRERYGGDSMTGFCYGAAEGEAFGGETIFFDDGPPNAGAPPVRDIESLEVPDPTMSPALLRMLTATRILADRYGDTVPIAGVAISPFSLPVMQLGFGRYLDLLLAEDPLFWRLMEVNREFCITWASLQIEAGATAIVYFDPVSSPTIIPPDLARKTGLAIAKEVIREIPGPVAYHLASGRALPIARELIESGAVAVGVSALESLADLKEAFKGEIAIIGNLDGVSMRNWSLETATRKVREAIDMGAPGGGFILSDNHGEIPWQVQDPVIRAIADAAHLYGRYPAP
- a CDS encoding sensor histidine kinase; the encoded protein is MSQQDSGAGILVCINLRDEVIAALRGTDYERLPLITFPSHTSLSPADWKGEYLRSLREAGVSPLIFVSCGCSHPIPADRDVAHLRSPEVFLTDAEFGRLSGSGVYMVTSGFLTDLSPGMIHLKDAGISRLVHLRTRYDPDADAGAEMIAAEIGADLETYPVDLSIFSLRLRMELLSADLRAERENNVIGCQNLESKVADYTMAFDLLSDIVNATTMDEISLRIENLLLILFSPSVTEYRYTPFPDGTDGIILPIRHGNDILAWFRMDEFSTPEYIERYRNTVEFLLPVFGLAMMNARIYQQLHAANEEKDGVILRLREMQEALALANKKINLLTAITRHDILNDVTVVVAHLDLAGDLPLSDEVKATFQKLDEQMVSIQRKLEFTKDYQDMGLQAPAWHMIRSLVASVSAPILKTGSLSLLNDLPDVGIFTDPMLPKIIHNLTQNALFHARGATYLRWSAYEAGADLIISIEDDGPGVPDNRKKSIFKPSFGRSHGFGLYLVQEILAITGITIKEDGRYGEGARFLICVPEGRWRRSLPGTEETDRI